From one Streptomyces chromofuscus genomic stretch:
- a CDS encoding Lrp/AsnC family transcriptional regulator, which translates to MEELDRQIVQLLVKDGRMSYTDLGKATGLSTSAVHQRVRRLEQRGVIRGYAAVVDPEAVGLPMTAFISVKPFDPSAPDDIADRLAGVPEIEACHSVAGDENYILKVRVATPHELEELLARLRSLAGVSTRTTVVLSTPYEARPPRI; encoded by the coding sequence ATGGAGGAGCTGGACCGACAGATCGTGCAGCTGCTCGTCAAGGACGGGCGGATGAGCTACACCGACCTGGGCAAGGCCACGGGGCTGTCCACGTCGGCCGTGCACCAGCGGGTGCGCCGGCTGGAACAGCGTGGCGTCATCCGTGGGTACGCCGCGGTCGTGGACCCCGAGGCGGTCGGGCTGCCGATGACCGCCTTCATCTCGGTGAAACCGTTCGACCCCAGCGCCCCCGACGACATCGCGGACCGGCTCGCCGGCGTCCCCGAGATCGAGGCCTGCCACAGTGTCGCGGGCGACGAGAACTACATCCTCAAGGTGCGCGTCGCCACGCCGCACGAGCTGGAGGAACTGCTGGCGCGGCTGCGGTCGCTGGCGGGGGTGTCGACGCGGACGACGGTGGTGCTGTCCACGCCGTACGAGGCCCGGCCGCCGCGGATCTGA
- a CDS encoding amidohydrolase, protein MSERTAPPQTVLLRRGEVHSPADPFATAMVVERGQVAWVGSEGAADAFADGVDEVIDLDGALVTPAFTDAHVHTTSTGLALTGLDLSGAGSLDEALTRVRAFAAARPHDRVLLGHGWDAARWPGGRPPTRAELDEATGSRPLYLSRIDVHSAVVSTALLDLVPGLERQDDAPLTRNAHHAVRAAAFAAVTPAQRAEAQRAALAHAASLGIGSVHECAGPDISSEDDFTALLRLATEEPGPRVVGYWAERDADKARELGAVGAAGDLFVDGALGSHTACLHAPYADADHTGTAYLDADAVAAHVVGCTEAGLQAGFHAIGDAAVTTVVEGVRAAAEKLGLARIRAARHRVEHAEMLTPDTIAAFAELGLTASVQPAFDALWGGTDGMYAQRLGAERARLLNPFAALLRAGVPLALGSDSPVTPLDPWGTVRAAAFHRTPEHRVSVRAAFTAHTRGGWRAIGRDDAGVLVPGAPADYAVWHTGELIVQAPDDRVARWSTDPRSGTPGLPDLTPGSDLPVCLRTVVGGRTVYVRPSE, encoded by the coding sequence ATGAGTGAACGCACCGCCCCGCCCCAGACCGTCCTGCTCCGCCGCGGAGAGGTCCACAGTCCCGCCGACCCCTTCGCGACCGCGATGGTCGTCGAACGCGGCCAGGTCGCCTGGGTCGGCTCCGAGGGCGCGGCCGACGCCTTCGCGGACGGCGTGGACGAGGTGATCGACCTGGACGGGGCCCTGGTCACCCCGGCGTTCACCGACGCCCACGTGCACACCACCTCCACCGGCCTGGCCCTGACCGGTCTCGACCTGTCCGGCGCCGGCTCCCTGGACGAGGCACTGACCCGTGTCCGCGCCTTCGCCGCCGCCCGCCCCCACGACCGGGTCCTGCTCGGTCACGGCTGGGACGCCGCACGCTGGCCCGGCGGGCGCCCCCCGACGCGCGCCGAACTCGACGAGGCCACCGGCAGCCGCCCCCTCTACCTCAGCCGCATCGACGTCCACTCGGCGGTCGTCAGCACGGCCCTGCTCGACCTCGTGCCCGGCCTGGAGCGGCAGGACGACGCCCCCCTCACCCGCAACGCCCATCACGCCGTCCGCGCCGCCGCGTTCGCGGCCGTGACGCCCGCCCAGCGCGCCGAGGCCCAGCGCGCCGCCCTCGCGCACGCCGCATCCCTCGGCATCGGCTCGGTGCACGAGTGCGCCGGACCGGACATCTCCTCCGAGGACGACTTCACCGCCCTGCTGCGACTCGCCACCGAGGAGCCCGGCCCGCGCGTCGTCGGCTACTGGGCCGAGCGCGACGCCGACAAGGCGCGCGAGCTGGGCGCGGTCGGCGCCGCCGGCGACCTGTTCGTCGACGGCGCCCTCGGCTCCCACACCGCCTGCCTGCACGCGCCGTACGCCGACGCGGACCACACCGGCACCGCCTACCTGGACGCCGACGCCGTCGCCGCGCACGTCGTCGGCTGCACCGAGGCCGGCCTCCAGGCGGGCTTCCACGCGATCGGCGACGCCGCCGTGACCACCGTCGTCGAGGGGGTGCGCGCCGCCGCCGAAAAGCTCGGCCTCGCCCGGATCCGCGCCGCCCGCCACCGCGTCGAACACGCCGAGATGCTCACCCCCGACACCATCGCGGCCTTCGCCGAACTCGGCCTCACCGCGTCCGTCCAGCCCGCCTTCGACGCGTTGTGGGGCGGCACGGACGGCATGTACGCCCAGCGCCTCGGGGCCGAACGCGCCCGCCTGCTCAACCCCTTTGCCGCGCTGCTGCGCGCCGGAGTTCCGCTCGCGCTCGGCTCCGACAGTCCGGTGACGCCCCTCGACCCGTGGGGCACCGTCCGCGCCGCCGCCTTCCACCGCACGCCCGAGCACCGGGTCTCCGTCCGCGCCGCCTTCACGGCGCACACGCGGGGTGGCTGGCGGGCGATCGGACGGGACGACGCGGGCGTCCTCGTGCCCGGCGCGCCCGCGGACTACGCCGTGTGGCACACCGGCGAGCTCATCGTCCAGGCGCCCGACGACCGGGTCGCGCGCTGGTCGACCGACCCGCGCTCCGGCACCCCCGGCCTGCCCGATCTCACCCCCGGCTCCGACCTGCCCGTCTGCCTGCGGACCGTC